TATGCGCGTAGATCTTCTTAGGGCTGGTTTTATTTTTGCAGGCGAGGGTTTTTGGTTTGTTGCGGCTCAAATTTATGCCGGTAGATCTTCATAGCCAGTGGTGCAATCCGTTTTTGTGATTAGATGATAAGAAAATAGAAGTGGAAAATCCATGGCAACGCTTAAAACATCTTATCAAGTGATGGAAGTAAAAATAAATCCCTCCCAGACTCCCAGTTCGGATGAAGGGCAAGGCTATAGTTTATAAGTATGATTgttaaaagtaaaaaagttCAAGGCAATTTTGTACAACTTTACACTTATCCCTAGCTTATCAATATCCTATACTTACTTACAACACAATTTTGGGTCACCCCGTATCCAGTCCAAATATTAAGGAATTGGAATAAACTTTTAAGCTTGGATCTATTAATCAGATAAaactcaaacaaaaaaattctacGTTGAGATAAGAGCAAAGTATACAAGAGTGTAAAATTTGTCCTCTCACTTACATATGGAttaacatttttcttttcatatgtGAGATTCTTATTTACCCTTAATTTTCTATTAACACGTGCATTAGTATTTGTGTTTTATTTGAAAATGTGTTTTGACTTTTTTCTGTAAATAGTCAAATTATGTGTTACTTGTAAGTACGTAAttgttaaattaattttaggacCCTTAATTTATATGTGATTTGTGAAGGAAAGTGAGTTACTTTTGTTTGAATGTTTTGTAAATTCTGAATTTATTTCGTTAAAGCAATGCAAGTTTTCCTTAACAAATGATAAATACATTCAGGGAGCCAGCCTCAATTCGAAGATCATAAAGAAATGAAACTACATTATCTACCACTATTTGATTTTGAAACGCTTGCAACCGCCACAAAAGGCTTTCATTTGGGTAATGTGCTTGGGAAAGGAGGTTGTGGTTCAGTATATAAGgtactttttttcttcttctgagagcTGCCTACCATTTTACATTTTATATATGTTGCATTAATCAGTATTAACTTCTTTTTTCCTATCTAGGGAGATTTGGAAGATGGCCAAGAAATTGCAGTAAAAAGACTCTCAAAAGCTTCTGGACAAGGATTAGAAGAATTCATGAATGAAGTTGTGGTGATCTCCAAACTTCAACATCGCAATCTTGTAAGACTTCTTGGTTGTTGTGTTGAGCGAGATGAGCAGATCCTGGTTTATGAGTTCATGCCAAATAAGAGTTTGGACGCATTTCTCTTTGGTTAGTTCTTCCCTATTATATATTCTACTTCTAAAACATATGGGATCGTCTCATGTGCATATTTCTCATGGCACTGTCGTGCTATATAAAATCTTGTGTCTATCTCGGTCTTCATGCCTATTATATAGGTAGCGCCCTCAAAATATTTATGAGTAGATAGATAGACATAAAATTTCATCACTAGACTCTCAAATACCGGTCCCAAGCCATCATCACTCtaagtctaatcattctaattGTCCCTTATGCACTTAACCACGTACATTAACATGAGTCTAGAGAACCTCAATACATTAGCAAAGTCAGATGCACACAAATAATGACCTTGAACCCAAGTTCCTAGCCATGTCTTAAGCCCAGTCCAGTTCTACAACTAAAAGCTCTGCTAAACACATAACATATTACATCTAGAAGTTGTTTCTCATCTTATTTTTGTCTCTCTTAAGGGTCTACACATATTGAGTGTACAAATTTTTCAATTGTTTTAATAAACTATCCATGTTCTTTATAAAATAACCCCTCCTAGTCATAGTGCAACTTGATCTCATAATCCTGTTATTTATTAAGAAAGTAACGACTAATTACAAGATGTCACCAAAGCTGGCTTCTGAATGAAATAATCTCAAATACGATTTTTTTCCATCTAATTAGCATGTTAATTAACGCGTAGCTAAATTCAACTAAACCCATGGGAGTATCTTGACACATACTGCCTAGCTCTGCAATTCAATACCGACTTTTTTTCTCCAATAAAGCTGTTGCTCCATTTTATTGAAaggttttaatttaattattcacACTATTCTTTCTGTTCAatcttattttcatttattgTCTATTTTACATTATACATGactcttaatttttttcatttatcaaTAGGTGGACGCGATGTTAAAGTGTGAACGTTAGTTTTCCCTTTTATTGAATAATAAACCTCTTCGAAAATTCCCTATCAAATACTAAACTTTAGGTTAGTCAAAGAGAGCCAAGGAAATCAACCTTTCTATTACAATCCTCTTTACCAAGAAAATCACCAACATAATTCTTCTTCTTGAGCATATTATCTTACAACACCGATGCAGTTAGTTTTACTTCACCACCAGCTTCAAAATGCAATTGAccccatcaaacccaaacactAATATTCTTGTTCAAATAGACACAAACAATATCATCCAGAAAGCACACTAAGGTTCCCATTGTTCTCTAACATTTATGGGTTTTCACAATCATGCTAATCTGTTGTTGATTTTTCTACTCATATTCTCCATATTTTCTTCTGTTTTGAGCTCTGTTGACGATACAATCACACCATCCAAACCCATCAGAGACCCCAACACAATCACTTCCAAAAACGGTGACATCAAGCTAGGATTCTTCACCCCAGAAAACTCTGCAAACCGCTACGTAGCAATCTGGTACATCTCCCAATCCTACAATATATGGGTGGCAAACAGAGATCAACCACTAAACGATTCTTCCAGCGTCTTCAAAATCAACGAGGATGGAAATCTTGTAATCTTGAACGCTCAGAACCGTGTGATATGGTCAACAGATATTTCAATTTCAAGCAATTCAACAAGAACAGCTCAGATTCTCGATTCAGGAAACCTGATCCTGAGAGATGATGAAACTGGAGAAACGGTCTGGGACAGTTACTCCCATCCTAGCGGATCAGCTGTCCCAGGGATGAAAATCGCGACAAACCGAATCACCCTGAAGAAAATCGAGTACACCTCATGGAAAAATAGTACTGATCCTTCTTCAGGCTACTTCACAGCTAGTCTAGAACGATTGGACACTCCAGAAGTGTTTTTCTGGCGCAACAAAACTCATCCATATTGGAGAACTGGTCCATGGAATGGACGAGTTTTCCTCGGCGCACCGAGGATGCTAACTGAGTATCTGGCTGGATGGGAATTTCAAAAGGATGATGGTCATGGAAATTCTTATCTTACTTACAATTACGGTAAGCAGAACACCTTTGGAATTCTGCGCATGACTTCTAATGGTACACTTCAATATATAAACTTTTACAACAAGACGGAAGCGTATAGACTCGAGGTGGGTCAAAATGTGTGTGATTTCTATGGCACTTGTGGGGCTTTTGGGAACTGTGACGCTTTCAGTGACCCGATTTGCAGCTGTTTTGAGGGGTTTAGGCCGAGGGATGCGGAGGCGTGGAGCGCAAAGAATTGGACCGGCGGGTGTGTGAGGACGGCGGAGCTGCGGTGTGAGGAGGTGAAGAATGGGAGTGAAGTGCAGCAAGATGAGTTTTTGTTGTTTAATAATATGAAGGTGCCCGATTTTGCAGAGTTATCTGGTGGGGAGCAAGATAAGTGTCGGCCGGATTGCTTAGCAAATTGTTCTTGCTTGGCGTATGCGTATGACCTTACTATTGGTTGCATGTATTGGAGTAGGGATTTGATTGACTTGCAGAAATTTGAAAAGAGAGGTGTTGATCTCTTCATTCGTGTGCCTGCAGAACTAGGTGTGTCTTCTTCTCTCTTTCATTTTTAGAATCCTCTGGTTCCGTTCCATGTGTTCTTTCAAAGTTTACcattagaaaaaatatatataaaaaaacagATCGAGATATACTCTTTGTTCTTACACACGGCCGTCAGCCCTCTGATTTAGGAATTAGAGTCTCAGATCTAAGGATTTGAGCCCAGATCTAGGTTTCTCGAGTCCTAGGATTTCTAGCCGTCAAGACAATAAATATAAGAGTAAATGAGAATTTGTCTTATTCAATGAGGGGTCTTGCTTTTTATAGTGGAGTCAAACATTAAACATAAATCTATTACATTTGGGCCTTAACTAGGCGTCTTGGCCTTTGCTATCTATGGGCCCAATCCGCTAGTATTCGATCAGCTTTAAGCTGCTAGAGTCGACGTGCCAAGACCGCAAGGTCCTTTGAATAGAGGTTGAATCGCCATAAAGGGGCGAGTCCGGTCCACCTGCCCGCAAAACATCAAATCCTCGTGCAAAAGGATGAAGTGCGTTTTTAGCATTGAGTTCCAGTGTCCTAAAAGTCTTTGAGTTGAGGTCGAGTCGCCCTAAAGGAAGCGAGTCCAATCCACTCTTTGTTGAAGTtaaaagatgtatcaagatgtCCTACTTAtccattttcatattttctaaTGCTAAATTAAATAAGTTCTAAGTTTTCaacttgttttattttttatacagTTAAAAGCAAAGGGGGGAAAGGAAACATGACATTGATTATTGCCATTTCTGTGGCAATTGGAGCAGTTACCTTAGCTGTTTGTTCATATATTTTGTGGCGGAAATTAACTGCCAAACCTACAGGTAAAGTTTCCTTGTTACCATTTCTTAAGTAATTTGAAGAGCATTCATGTTTTTCGTGTGCAATTAGAAAAGAGAGTATTATGTTATGTGTCAATTGAGTATCATGCTAGTTTGTATATCATGTAATGGATTTGATTTCTTCGATTTTGTATTACGTACATCTTAGACTTTCAATCAAACCTACAACTTTTTAGCGTTCATATATATGAGCTTGATGATCGCAGCCATAATGAAgagaaaaagcaagaaaaaataaaataatctaATGGCTTATAAGTGGATAGCTTTTGATTGATAAGTGCTTTAGTTCATAATCAAATGGCTCTAAAGTCCTTACTAGAGACACTAATGACTAAActgaaaaacaaaacacaaaatgGTGCTTGCTCTTATCAATCAAAGTCCACTCTATAGTTAATGGTCAACTACGCTCAATAGTCAAAGTTGGTGTGCTGTTAAGTGATACTGTATGTAGTATTATCCTACAAGACTCATAGTATAAGTGGTGGACTTGGTGATGATAAAGACGGGACTAGAATTGGTGCGTGAGTAGTCCAAGAACACTGAAATTTTGGTGCGTGTGGCTAGAATTGTACGTGAACACTGAAATTTGCAAACACATAATAGGTTGGACTGCTTTGAATTTAGTAGTGCTCACATACGAGTACGTGCCGGATACTTGTATGCAGAGACGGATTTATGTATATAGCTATGAGGGTATGTGGCCTcacttaattttgaaaaaattcattagaaaaaaatttgagtagtaaaagtatatgGTTTTTTATGGatcatttggtaaaaaatgctcTCACTTGTGTTCTACATTGCTAAATGCTCTCACTTGAGTAATAAAAGTACGTAGTTTTCTATAGTCTCTTTGGTAGAAACATGCTCTCACCTTTGTCCCATTTGATAAAAAATGCCTTCAAttctaatagtatatattaattttttttacgaatttatatgtatatactgCCCTCATAGCATCAAATTTCTGGATTCGTCACAGTTTTATGTATGACATACGGTATTTTTAGAAAATCCTAGATATGAGTACTTTGGTATATagaatatttataaataaataaatatatatatatatatatatagttataaTGAGTTAAAAAGTAATATATAAACTTAAATAAATTACACCCAAGATAATCAAATGATACAAATTAAAATAGgattcaaaaataatttatatggtGTTGTGCTGTCGAGGCAGAACGACATAacaacattaaaataaaaaaaagaacaagataATTACACAATGACAAGGTGATGCGAAACGATAGTGTGTTGCGGACTGACGAAGGTCTTACGGCAAGGCGAAAGGTTTAAGTAAGAGGTTGAGAGGTATGTGGGTTCAATGGCGGTGGTAGAAGAGGTTGGAGTGAGAGGCTAGATTATGACTTAGAATTTAGGTTtcagaaattaaaattttcaaagtTCTGAATTGATTAAGAAAAACTACAATGATGTAGTCTTGGCCCAGAAGTACCCAAGAAGTTTTCAATGTGTGCCACAAAGTCCCAACGCagattctatatttttttaaaatgcatTAAGGTACGATATCGGGTACGTTTTTTTATAGACTCGTATCAGGTACGTAGGCATACCCATCGCGCGTACACATACCCAATAAGTGGTCATTTTTGGAGTACCCACACTTCATAGCCAGTGGTGCAATATGTTTTTATGATTCGACGATAAGTAAATAGAAGTGGAAAATCCATGGCAACGCTTAATATATCTAATTAAGTGATGGAAGTTAAAATAAATCCCTCCCAATTCGGATGAAGGCTATATAGTTTATAAGTATGATTGTTGAAAGTCCAAAATTTGTTAAGGCAATTTTGTACAACTTTACACTCATCCCTAGCTTATCAATATCCTAGACTTACCACACAATTTTGGGAATTGGAATAAGCTTTTAAGCTTGGATCTAGTAATCAGATAAAACTCAAACAAAAGATTTCTACATTAAGTTAAGAGCAAAGTATACAAAAGTGTCATTTACATATGGatcaacatttttctttttatatgtgTGACTTCTTATTTACACTTAATTTTTCATCAACACGTGCATTAGTATTTGcgttttatttgaattttgaaaatgtCTCTTGACATTTCTCTGTGAATAGTCAAACTATGTGTCACTTGTAAGTAAtagttaaattaattttagaaccCTTAATTTATATGTGATTTCTGAAGGAGAGTTAGTTACTTTTGTTTAAATGTTTTGTAAattctaaatttatttcattaaagcAATGCAAGTTTTCCTTAACAAATGACAACTATATTCAGGGAGCCAGCCTCAATTCAAAGATCAGAAACAAATGAAACTAGATGAGCTACCACTATTTAGTTTTGAAACGCTTGCAACCGCCACAAAAGGCTTTCATTTGGGTAATGTGCTTGGGAAAGGAGGTTTTGGTCCAGTATataaggtattttttttttctgagagATGACTACCATTTTACAAATTATATatcagtgttaatttttttcaatctaGGGAGAATTGGAAGATGGCCAAGAAATTGCAGTAAAAAGACTCTCAAAATCTTCTGGACAAGGATTAGAAGAATTCATGAATGAAGTTGTGGTGATCTCTAAACTTCAACATCGCAATCTTGTAAGACTTCTTGGTTGTTGTGTTGAGCGAGAAGAACAGATCCTGGTTTATGAGTTCATGCCAAATAAGAGTTTGGACGCATTTCTCTTTGGTTAGTTCTTCCTTATTATGTATTTTATTTCTAAAACAGATGGGATCCTCTCATGTGCATATTCCACATGGCATTGTCGTGCTATATAAAATCTTGTGTATATCTCGATCTTAATGCCTATTATATAGGTAGCGTTCTCAAAATATTTATGAGTAGAGAGATAGACACAAAATTTCATTGATAGTGTCATGTGAAACAAGAGGATGGTAATTGTGATTGAATTAACATGTTTGTTttagttcaattttttttattaaaataaccaactttatattcattttaatttttttcagatccacttcaaaagaaaattttagATTGGAGAAAGCGTTTTAACATAATTGAAGGAATAGCTCGGGGTATACTTTATCTCCACAGAGACTCAAGGCTAAGGATTATCCATAGAGATCTAAAAGCAAGCAACATCTTGCTAGATGGTGAGATGATTCCAAAGATATCAGATTTTGGTTTAGCCAGAATTTTCAAAggtggtgaagatgatgaagctAACACAATAAGGGTTGTTGGAACTTAGTAAGTAAATCTTTTATCATTGAACATAATTATCACAGAATGTCGTTAattgttatttaatttgtatTATATGCTCTACAATGCAGTGGTTATATGCCTCCTGAATATGCAATGGAGGGGCTTTTCTCAGAGAAATCAGACGTGTATAGCTTTGGAGTTTTATTGCTAGAGATTGTTAGTGGAAGAAGAAACACTAGCTTTCGCAATGACGATTCGCTTAGCCTTATAGGATTTGTAAGTTTTCATACTCCATGGCATTCTTAATTACAAAGAATTAACATTATAATTTAGAATAAtgtatgaaaaacactatttTTAGAGACATACTTCAACACATAATACTAGCAACAGTAAACATATGGCTGAACTTTCGATTTAGTGAGACTTACATAATTTTCAATCAATCAATGAGAGAATGTTGAAAGATAATGTTTTTCATGACGACCTATATGATTTTCAATCAATCAATGAGAGTGTTGCTAGCACATTTTTTAAGAAGTTAGAGAAATGtgttgactttttaaaaaataaatcaatcacaGTTAGTATGTTACAAAGTGTCTTACTAGTACTTATgtaatttttacttataaagTTTTGTTGTTCTTTCTAGGCATGGAAACTATGGACAGAAGAAAACATTATTTCTCTAATAGATCCAGATATATGGGATCCAAGCGTTGAAAGTACCATGTTAAGGTGCATACACATAGGACTTCTATGTGTGCAAGAAATCCCAAGAGAAAGGCCAGCTATATCCACTGTAGTTTTGATGCTCATAAGTGAGATCACACAACTGCCTCCTCCAGGGCAAGTTGCATTTGTCCAGAAGCACAATGCTAAAAGTTCAGAGTCTTCTCAAAAGAGTCAGTGTAGCTCCAACAATAATGTAACTCTTAGTGAAGTTCATGGCAGGTAAATATGAGATCAATGCATAGACAAAATATGTGTGCTTATTTGATCAGTGGTTCCATCCTTATTATAGAATTTCTTGTAACATCCTTATTATAGCAGGTTAATTGTAATACCAATTATCAATTTACTTATTGGTTTACATAATTTACCAATCTACCAATGAAATGTATTCATCTCATAAATGTGTGTTAGCATAGATTTTCATGGAGTGTGAAAATATGAGACCATCCAAAAAATGGAAAGGTTTGagaattgataatttttttgtaataaGGATCGGCCTGAGCCCCAACAACAAAGCCTAAGCAAAGCCTACACTATTGGGAGAAGAATCCCCATAAACATCACCCAACCCCTCTCtttggctgacaagtgtcaccctCATATTGATTGGACCAAATTGTGTTTAGCCCATTTTCATTTGAGTTTTCTATGGAG
This portion of the Lotus japonicus ecotype B-129 chromosome 3, LjGifu_v1.2 genome encodes:
- the LOC130743239 gene encoding G-type lectin S-receptor-like serine/threonine-protein kinase At1g11330 produces the protein MGFHNHANLLLIFLLIFSIFSSVLSSVDDTITPSKPIRDPNTITSKNGDIKLGFFTPENSANRYVAIWYISQSYNIWVANRDQPLNDSSSVFKINEDGNLVILNAQNRVIWSTDISISSNSTRTAQILDSGNLILRDDETGETVWDSYSHPSGSAVPGMKIATNRITLKKIEYTSWKNSTDPSSGYFTASLERLDTPEVFFWRNKTHPYWRTGPWNGRVFLGAPRMLTEYLAGWEFQKDDGHGNSYLTYNYGKQNTFGILRMTSNGTLQYINFYNKTEAYRLEVGQNVCDFYGTCGAFGNCDAFSDPICSCFEGFRPRDAEAWSAKNWTGGCVRTAELRCEEVKNGSEVQQDEFLLFNNMKVPDFAELSGGEQDKCRPDCLANCSCLAYAYDLTIGCMYWSRDLIDLQKFEKRGVDLFIRVPAELVKSKGGKGNMTLIIAISVAIGAVTLAVCSYILWRKLTAKPTGSQPQFKDQKQMKLDELPLFSFETLATATKGFHLGNVLGKGGFGPVYKGELEDGQEIAVKRLSKSSGQGLEEFMNEVVVISKLQHRNLVRLLGCCVEREEQILVYEFMPNKSLDAFLFDPLQKKILDWRKRFNIIEGIARGILYLHRDSRLRIIHRDLKASNILLDGEMIPKISDFGLARIFKGGEDDEANTIRVVGTYGYMPPEYAMEGLFSEKSDVYSFGVLLLEIVSGRRNTSFRNDDSLSLIGFAWKLWTEENIISLIDPDIWDPSVESTMLRCIHIGLLCVQEIPRERPAISTVVLMLISEITQLPPPGQVAFVQKHNAKSSESSQKSQCSSNNNVTLSEVHGSPFIFHQLLALKYTLF